A DNA window from Argopecten irradians isolate NY chromosome 10, Ai_NY, whole genome shotgun sequence contains the following coding sequences:
- the LOC138333641 gene encoding uncharacterized protein: MNLELFWLTLLVVCGSAQRLAPYMYRWRTTRGGNLNDRFVTRQPQLRNQLNTLRLHSAASNLYKRRLASRLARQRLATSLTNQRLNAANLASQRLAFVDPVRGNQHSVSYRPLSRSDQIGQYYKGKTQSLSGLKMFPVRPSASFDDESVFRNSASSENENTYANDNNFFLTLQKTRQQLAGGYSDNSKYSISVFPRENTAMRIVPKTSLWDRLITYLLNDWESQ, encoded by the exons AATTTGGAACTTTTTTGGCTGACGCTTTTGGTGGTGTGTGGAAGTGCCCAACGTCTCG CACCCTACATGTACAGATGGCGGACTACGAGAGGAGGGAACCTTAACGACCGTTTTGTAACCAGACAACCCCAATTACGGAATCAGCTAAATACATTAAGACTTCACTCGGCGGCGTCCAACTTGTACAAACGGAGGCTAGCTTCCAGATTAGCAAGGCAACGATTGGCTACCTCCTTAACCAATCAGAGATTAAATGCAGCAAATCTAGCCAGCCAAAGACTGGCTTTTGTGGATCCAGTGCGAGGCAACCAGCATTCCGTCAGCTATCGACCTTTGTCAAGGTCGGACCAAATCGGCCAGTACTACAAGGGTAAAACTCAAAGTTTGTCGGGGCTAAAAATGTTTCCAGTAAGGCCATCGGCATCTTTCGACGACGAAAGTGTTTTCAGGAACTCGGCATCctctgaaaatgaaaatacttacGCCAATGATAACAACTTTTTCCTGACGCTGCAGAAGACGAGGCAACAGTTAGCCGGTGGATATTCGGACAATAGTAAGTACAGTATAAGTGTGTTTCCGCGTGAGAATACCGCCATGAGGATTGTTCCAAAAACTTCCCTCTGGGATAGACTTATCACCTATTTACTGAACGACTGGGAAAGTCAATGA
- the LOC138333646 gene encoding centromere protein H-like, producing MDVSPAAGDSRPQPMTSTPLGSQEEEEEHQETSTTLLAKQDWLQAQIDNHKAEALTGGSVAIDDTGGTEVLADLEKKLVEEYIEKDKKELIIRRMQMGKFLIKQLFEKSTANDVDPSEKEKQIVRIKYLKDLLDKQCALVSGILKSVKEMEPKQKRLVELKKQNFDQMSRNRQDMQTLHERQNPQRSTNQNQEIKNLLEELDKILQKITITRNTLQAVIVGSGINWAQDPAMQELVLEIGKKLEL from the exons ATGGATGTTTCTCCTGCGGCTGGTGACAGCCGTCCACAGCCGATGACCTCTACACCACTAGGATCccaggaggaggaggaggaacacCAGGAGACCAGTACTACTCTCCTCGCCAAACAAGACTGGCTCCAGGCTCAGATAGATAATCATAAGGCTGAGGCATTGACAG GAGGATCTGTTGCTATTGATGACACAGGAGGAACCGAAGT ATTGGCAGATTTGGAGAAGAAACTTGTTGAAGAATATATTGAAAAAGATAAAAAGGAACTCATCATAAGGAG AATGCAGATGGGAAAATTCCTTATAAAGCAGTTATTTGAGAAGTCGACAGCAAATGACGTTGATCCTTCTGAAAAGGAGAAACAAATTGTTAGAATAAA ATATCTGAAGGATTTGCTGGATAAACAATGTGCACTTGTCAGCGGAATCTTGAAAAGTGTAAaa gAAATGGAACCGAAACAGAAAAGATTGGTTGAACTCAAAAAACAGAATTTTG ATCAGATGAGTAGGAACAGACAAGATATGCAGACTCTTCATGAACGTCAGAATCCACAACGTTCCACCAATCAGAACCAAGAAATAAAGAA TTTGCTTGAAGAACTTGACAAGATTCTGCAGAAGATCACTATAACCCGTAATACGTTACAAGCAGTTATTGTTGGTAGTGGTATCAACTGGGCCCAGGATCCTGCCATGCAAGAACTGGTGCTGGAAATAGGCAAGAAACTAGAACTGTGA